The proteins below are encoded in one region of Gopherus evgoodei ecotype Sinaloan lineage unplaced genomic scaffold, rGopEvg1_v1.p scaffold_38_arrow_ctg1, whole genome shotgun sequence:
- the LOC115642166 gene encoding UPF0488 protein C8orf33-like isoform X4, whose amino-acid sequence MEETLQGTFQDELEWCILQLETGLLRLNPTPKQAEETQHILKVLRSRKAAFLKKRQVMNRVFGDYRLKMAEEQKRTEKAAMKPEKAQIQQGNVQASGSVVYRKRSGQTSESTTNWFTPSDNSFRFNFALPEMDPQATNGTTEEAQGVGGSEQRSSELEDLSGVLNFSPPGQQPKFAFNFVIPDKDGPLMPSVVTGRRAESVAENVTSDGLSSAGPMTHSTLLEANLPEVVGCVGGGLGRAALILEIQKPEIAAEDEGKTEKTAAVGAPKKKKKKKKKSSNSKKEMAEAEVSKKVKVGASECEDTEKTTQQSDKQLWREVDWCVEQLELGLKTHKSTPKQAEEALRAIKTLRSDKAVLAKKRQVMRAMFGNYKKKMEEERQKQLKLMQAVAGMLLFSWSASGSSCPSPTVLNKGQRSWTGDDPLSEKLQTE is encoded by the exons ATGGAAGAG ACTCTCCAAGGAACATTCCAAGATGAGCTGGAGTGGTGTATTTTGCAGCTGGAAACAGGCCTCCTTCGTCTCAACCCAACCCCAAAACAAG CAGAGGAGACACAGCACATCCTCAAAGTCCTGCGCTCCCGCAAGGCTGCCTTTCTGAAGAAGCGGCAGGTGATGAACCGCGTGTTTGGGGATTACCGACTGAAGATGGCTGAGGAGCAGAAGAGGACAGAAAAAGCAG CCATGAAACCTGAGAAAGCACAAATACAGCAAGGGAATGTGCAGGCTTCAGGGAGCGTGGTATATAGGAAGCGATCTGGACAGACCTCCGAGTCAACAACAAATTGGTTCACACCATCTGATAATAGCTTCCGATTCAACTTTGCACTTCCTGAGATGGATCCACAAGCAACAAATGGAACTACGGAAGAGGCCCAGGGGGTAGGTGGCTCTGAACAGAGGTCCTCAGAACTAGAAGATTTGAGTGGAGTGTTGAACTTTTCCCCTCCTGGACAACAGCCCAAGTTTGCTTTCAATTTTGTCATCCCAGATAAAGATGGCCCCCTGATGCCATCTGTTGTTACAGGCCGAAGAGCGGAGAGTGTAGCAGAAAATGTGACATCAGATGGCTTGTCATCTGCAGGACCAATGACGCATTCAACCCTGTTGGAGGCTAACTTGCCTGAGGTTGTgggctgtgtgggtggaggaTTAGGGAGAGCGGCTCTAATTTTAGAGATCCAAAAACCAGAGATTGCCGCTGAAGATGAGggtaaaacagagaagacagcagcagttggagcacccaagaagaagaagaagaagaaaaagaaatcatcAAATAGTAAGAAAGAGATGGCGGAAGCTGAGGTCAGCAAGAAGGTGAAGGTGGGAGCCAGTGAGTGTGAAGACACAGAAAAGACCACGCAG CAGTCAGATAAACAGCTGTGGAGGGAAGTGGACTGGTGTGTGGAACAGCTGGAACTTGGCCTGAAGACACACAAATCCACTCCAAAACAGG CTGAAGAAGCTCTTCGTGCCATCAAGACACTACGCAGTGACAAGGCCGTGCTAGCAAAGAAGCGTCAGGTCATGCGAGCCATGTTTGGCAATTACAAGAAGAAGATGGAAGAGGAGAGACAGAAACAGCTGAAGCTCATGCAGGCAG TTGCTGGAATGCTCTTGTTCTCTTGGTCTGCCAGCGGATCCTCATGCCCATCACCAACAGTGctgaacaaaggacaaagaagTTGGACCGGGGACGATCCTCTTTCAGAAAAGCTGCAGACAGAGTGA
- the LOC115642166 gene encoding uncharacterized protein LOC115642166 isoform X1 yields the protein MEETLQGTFQDELEWCILQLETGLLRLNPTPKQAEETQHILKVLRSRKAAFLKKRQVMNRVFGDYRLKMAEEQKRTEKAAMKPEKAQIQQGNVQASGSVVYRKRSGQTSESTTNWFTPSDNSFRFNFALPEMDPQATNGTTEEAQGVGGSEQRSSELEDLSGVLNFSPPGQQPKFAFNFVIPDKDGPLMPSVVTGRRAESVAENVTSDGLSSAGPMTHSTLLEANLPEVVGCVGGGLGRAALILEIQKPEIAAEDEGKTEKTAAVGAPKKKKKKKKKSSNSKKEMAEAEVSKKVKVGASECEDTEKTTQQSDKQLWREVDWCVEQLELGLKTHKSTPKQAEEALRAIKTLRSDKAVLAKKRQVMRAMFGNYKKKMEEERQKQLKLMQAAAKSAQVMEVREIARRKSSQVFRKCSEASRKSPSSARSPSHLPSHPESPQASGTNSFMYPASQEEFRFNFF from the exons ATGGAAGAG ACTCTCCAAGGAACATTCCAAGATGAGCTGGAGTGGTGTATTTTGCAGCTGGAAACAGGCCTCCTTCGTCTCAACCCAACCCCAAAACAAG CAGAGGAGACACAGCACATCCTCAAAGTCCTGCGCTCCCGCAAGGCTGCCTTTCTGAAGAAGCGGCAGGTGATGAACCGCGTGTTTGGGGATTACCGACTGAAGATGGCTGAGGAGCAGAAGAGGACAGAAAAAGCAG CCATGAAACCTGAGAAAGCACAAATACAGCAAGGGAATGTGCAGGCTTCAGGGAGCGTGGTATATAGGAAGCGATCTGGACAGACCTCCGAGTCAACAACAAATTGGTTCACACCATCTGATAATAGCTTCCGATTCAACTTTGCACTTCCTGAGATGGATCCACAAGCAACAAATGGAACTACGGAAGAGGCCCAGGGGGTAGGTGGCTCTGAACAGAGGTCCTCAGAACTAGAAGATTTGAGTGGAGTGTTGAACTTTTCCCCTCCTGGACAACAGCCCAAGTTTGCTTTCAATTTTGTCATCCCAGATAAAGATGGCCCCCTGATGCCATCTGTTGTTACAGGCCGAAGAGCGGAGAGTGTAGCAGAAAATGTGACATCAGATGGCTTGTCATCTGCAGGACCAATGACGCATTCAACCCTGTTGGAGGCTAACTTGCCTGAGGTTGTgggctgtgtgggtggaggaTTAGGGAGAGCGGCTCTAATTTTAGAGATCCAAAAACCAGAGATTGCCGCTGAAGATGAGggtaaaacagagaagacagcagcagttggagcacccaagaagaagaagaagaagaaaaagaaatcatcAAATAGTAAGAAAGAGATGGCGGAAGCTGAGGTCAGCAAGAAGGTGAAGGTGGGAGCCAGTGAGTGTGAAGACACAGAAAAGACCACGCAG CAGTCAGATAAACAGCTGTGGAGGGAAGTGGACTGGTGTGTGGAACAGCTGGAACTTGGCCTGAAGACACACAAATCCACTCCAAAACAGG CTGAAGAAGCTCTTCGTGCCATCAAGACACTACGCAGTGACAAGGCCGTGCTAGCAAAGAAGCGTCAGGTCATGCGAGCCATGTTTGGCAATTACAAGAAGAAGATGGAAGAGGAGAGACAGAAACAGCTGAAGCTCATGCAGGCAG CTGCAAAGTCTGCTCAGGTCATGGAAGTGAGGGAGATTGCCCGCAGAAAGAGCAGCCAGGTCTTCCGGAAGTGTTCAGAGGCGTCCAGGAAAAGCCCAAGTTCAGCAAGATCCCCTTCTCATCTTCCCAGCCATCCAGAGTCACCCCAGGCCTCTGGCACAAATTCATTCATGTACCCAGCTTCCCAAGAGGAGTTCCGCTTTAACTTTTTTTAG
- the LOC115642166 gene encoding uncharacterized protein LOC115642166 isoform X3: MEETLQGTFQDELEWCILQLETGLLRLNPTPKQEETQHILKVLRSRKAAFLKKRQVMNRVFGDYRLKMAEEQKRTEKAAMKPEKAQIQQGNVQASGSVVYRKRSGQTSESTTNWFTPSDNSFRFNFALPEMDPQATNGTTEEAQGVGGSEQRSSELEDLSGVLNFSPPGQQPKFAFNFVIPDKDGPLMPSVVTGRRAESVAENVTSDGLSSAGPMTHSTLLEANLPEVVGCVGGGLGRAALILEIQKPEIAAEDEGKTEKTAAVGAPKKKKKKKKKSSNSKKEMAEAEVSKKVKVGASECEDTEKTTQQSDKQLWREVDWCVEQLELGLKTHKSTPKQAEEALRAIKTLRSDKAVLAKKRQVMRAMFGNYKKKMEEERQKQLKLMQAAAKSAQVMEVREIARRKSSQVFRKCSEASRKSPSSARSPSHLPSHPESPQASGTNSFMYPASQEEFRFNFF; the protein is encoded by the exons ATGGAAGAG ACTCTCCAAGGAACATTCCAAGATGAGCTGGAGTGGTGTATTTTGCAGCTGGAAACAGGCCTCCTTCGTCTCAACCCAACCCCAAAACAAG AGGAGACACAGCACATCCTCAAAGTCCTGCGCTCCCGCAAGGCTGCCTTTCTGAAGAAGCGGCAGGTGATGAACCGCGTGTTTGGGGATTACCGACTGAAGATGGCTGAGGAGCAGAAGAGGACAGAAAAAGCAG CCATGAAACCTGAGAAAGCACAAATACAGCAAGGGAATGTGCAGGCTTCAGGGAGCGTGGTATATAGGAAGCGATCTGGACAGACCTCCGAGTCAACAACAAATTGGTTCACACCATCTGATAATAGCTTCCGATTCAACTTTGCACTTCCTGAGATGGATCCACAAGCAACAAATGGAACTACGGAAGAGGCCCAGGGGGTAGGTGGCTCTGAACAGAGGTCCTCAGAACTAGAAGATTTGAGTGGAGTGTTGAACTTTTCCCCTCCTGGACAACAGCCCAAGTTTGCTTTCAATTTTGTCATCCCAGATAAAGATGGCCCCCTGATGCCATCTGTTGTTACAGGCCGAAGAGCGGAGAGTGTAGCAGAAAATGTGACATCAGATGGCTTGTCATCTGCAGGACCAATGACGCATTCAACCCTGTTGGAGGCTAACTTGCCTGAGGTTGTgggctgtgtgggtggaggaTTAGGGAGAGCGGCTCTAATTTTAGAGATCCAAAAACCAGAGATTGCCGCTGAAGATGAGggtaaaacagagaagacagcagcagttggagcacccaagaagaagaagaagaagaaaaagaaatcatcAAATAGTAAGAAAGAGATGGCGGAAGCTGAGGTCAGCAAGAAGGTGAAGGTGGGAGCCAGTGAGTGTGAAGACACAGAAAAGACCACGCAG CAGTCAGATAAACAGCTGTGGAGGGAAGTGGACTGGTGTGTGGAACAGCTGGAACTTGGCCTGAAGACACACAAATCCACTCCAAAACAGG CTGAAGAAGCTCTTCGTGCCATCAAGACACTACGCAGTGACAAGGCCGTGCTAGCAAAGAAGCGTCAGGTCATGCGAGCCATGTTTGGCAATTACAAGAAGAAGATGGAAGAGGAGAGACAGAAACAGCTGAAGCTCATGCAGGCAG CTGCAAAGTCTGCTCAGGTCATGGAAGTGAGGGAGATTGCCCGCAGAAAGAGCAGCCAGGTCTTCCGGAAGTGTTCAGAGGCGTCCAGGAAAAGCCCAAGTTCAGCAAGATCCCCTTCTCATCTTCCCAGCCATCCAGAGTCACCCCAGGCCTCTGGCACAAATTCATTCATGTACCCAGCTTCCCAAGAGGAGTTCCGCTTTAACTTTTTTTAG
- the LOC115642166 gene encoding uncharacterized protein LOC115642166 isoform X2, which produces MEETLQGTFQDELEWCILQLETGLLRLNPTPKQAEETQHILKVLRSRKAAFLKKRQVMNRVFGDYRLKMAEEQKRTEKAAMKPEKAQIQQGNVQASGSVVYRKRSGQTSESTTNWFTPSDNSFRFNFALPEMDPQATNGTTEEAQGVGGSEQRSSELEDLSGVLNFSPPGQQPKFAFNFVIPDKDGPLMPSVVTGRRAESVAENVTSDGLSSAGPMTHSTLLEANLPEVVGCVGGGLGRAALILEIQKPEIAAEDEGKTEKTAAVGAPKKKKKKKKKSSNSKKEMAEAEVSKKVKVGASECEDTEKTTQSDKQLWREVDWCVEQLELGLKTHKSTPKQAEEALRAIKTLRSDKAVLAKKRQVMRAMFGNYKKKMEEERQKQLKLMQAAAKSAQVMEVREIARRKSSQVFRKCSEASRKSPSSARSPSHLPSHPESPQASGTNSFMYPASQEEFRFNFF; this is translated from the exons ATGGAAGAG ACTCTCCAAGGAACATTCCAAGATGAGCTGGAGTGGTGTATTTTGCAGCTGGAAACAGGCCTCCTTCGTCTCAACCCAACCCCAAAACAAG CAGAGGAGACACAGCACATCCTCAAAGTCCTGCGCTCCCGCAAGGCTGCCTTTCTGAAGAAGCGGCAGGTGATGAACCGCGTGTTTGGGGATTACCGACTGAAGATGGCTGAGGAGCAGAAGAGGACAGAAAAAGCAG CCATGAAACCTGAGAAAGCACAAATACAGCAAGGGAATGTGCAGGCTTCAGGGAGCGTGGTATATAGGAAGCGATCTGGACAGACCTCCGAGTCAACAACAAATTGGTTCACACCATCTGATAATAGCTTCCGATTCAACTTTGCACTTCCTGAGATGGATCCACAAGCAACAAATGGAACTACGGAAGAGGCCCAGGGGGTAGGTGGCTCTGAACAGAGGTCCTCAGAACTAGAAGATTTGAGTGGAGTGTTGAACTTTTCCCCTCCTGGACAACAGCCCAAGTTTGCTTTCAATTTTGTCATCCCAGATAAAGATGGCCCCCTGATGCCATCTGTTGTTACAGGCCGAAGAGCGGAGAGTGTAGCAGAAAATGTGACATCAGATGGCTTGTCATCTGCAGGACCAATGACGCATTCAACCCTGTTGGAGGCTAACTTGCCTGAGGTTGTgggctgtgtgggtggaggaTTAGGGAGAGCGGCTCTAATTTTAGAGATCCAAAAACCAGAGATTGCCGCTGAAGATGAGggtaaaacagagaagacagcagcagttggagcacccaagaagaagaagaagaagaaaaagaaatcatcAAATAGTAAGAAAGAGATGGCGGAAGCTGAGGTCAGCAAGAAGGTGAAGGTGGGAGCCAGTGAGTGTGAAGACACAGAAAAGACCACGCAG TCAGATAAACAGCTGTGGAGGGAAGTGGACTGGTGTGTGGAACAGCTGGAACTTGGCCTGAAGACACACAAATCCACTCCAAAACAGG CTGAAGAAGCTCTTCGTGCCATCAAGACACTACGCAGTGACAAGGCCGTGCTAGCAAAGAAGCGTCAGGTCATGCGAGCCATGTTTGGCAATTACAAGAAGAAGATGGAAGAGGAGAGACAGAAACAGCTGAAGCTCATGCAGGCAG CTGCAAAGTCTGCTCAGGTCATGGAAGTGAGGGAGATTGCCCGCAGAAAGAGCAGCCAGGTCTTCCGGAAGTGTTCAGAGGCGTCCAGGAAAAGCCCAAGTTCAGCAAGATCCCCTTCTCATCTTCCCAGCCATCCAGAGTCACCCCAGGCCTCTGGCACAAATTCATTCATGTACCCAGCTTCCCAAGAGGAGTTCCGCTTTAACTTTTTTTAG